The following nucleotide sequence is from Myxococcales bacterium.
TCGGCAGCAGCCTCGCGCGCTGAGTGGGCGCGGTCGGGGGTTTGATCCCGCGGCGTCACGCCGCGTCGAGGGCGGTCACGAGGCGATCGAGATCGGATTTCGTGTGCAGCTCCGTCACCGCGATCAGCAGGCGGTCCTGCCAGGCGGGGTTCACTCGACCGAGATCGAAACCGGCGATGATGCCGTCGGCTTCGAGCTTGGAACACAGCTCGGCCGCGCTGCCGCGTCCGCTGCGGATGGCGAACTCGTTGAAGAACGGCGCGTCGCCAAAACCCGCGGAGTAACCCCGAAGACCGAGGATGCGGCCGCGCAGGTAGGTGGCCTTGGCGAGGCACTGCTCGGCGACGGCGATGAAGCCCGTCTTGCCCAGCAGGCTCATGCGGATCGTGAGTGACAGCGCCAGGAGCCCCTGGTTCGTGCAGATGTTGCTCGTCGCCCGCTCACGCCGGATGTGCTGCTCCCGCGTCGACAGGGTCAGCACGTAGCCGCGGCGTCCGGCCGCGTCGACCGTCTCGCCGCACACCCGGCCGGGCAGGTGTTGCAGGTACTGGCGGTCTTGCCGGCAGGCGAGCAGGCCCACACCGGGACCGCCGAACTGCGGAGGGCAGGCGATGGGCTGCCCTTCGCCGACCACGATGTCCGCGCCCTGAGCGCCCGGCGCCTCGGCGATGGCCAGCGCATAGGGTTCGGGACACGCCACGATCAACAGCGCACCCTTCGCATGTGCGAGCTCCGCGATGGGGCCGAGCGTCGTCAAGGGACCGACGTAGCTCGGGTAACCAACGATGACGGCGGCGACGTCGTCCGCGAGCGCGGCCTCGATGGCCGCGAGATCGGCGCGGCCATCTTCGCCAATCGGCAAGTCCACCACGCCCGGGGTCGTGTCCCCGGACAGATAGGTGGCGGTCGTCGCGCGATACTCCGGGTGCACACAGCCGCTCGTGAGGATCTTGCTGCGGCGGGTGAGGCGCCTGGCCATGAGCGCCGCCTCGGCCGTGGCGCTGGCGCCGTCGTACAGGCTCGCGTTGGCAAGCGGCAGGCCGAAGAGCTCGCTGACGATGGTCTGGAACTCCCAGATCACCTGCAGCGTGCCCTGCGCGACCTCGGGTTGGTACGGTGTGTATGCGGTGTAGAACTCACTGCGCAGGAGCAGCTGGTCGACGGCGGGCGGGATGTGGTGGCTGTACATGCCCGCACCCAGGAACGAGAGCATGCGCGCGCCGGTGCTCTTCTGGCTCAGCTCGGCGACGTGGGCCATCAGCGTCGCCTCGTCGACCGGGGGAGGCACGTTCAAGGCCCCGCGGAACTGCGCCTCGTCCGGGACGGTGGAGAACAGCTCGTCGACGGAGCCCTTGCCGATCGCACCGAGCATCTGCTCGATCTCGAGCGGGGTGTGGGGCAGGTAGCGCATCAGTGCCCGGACTCCTCCACGTGTTTTTCGTAGGCCGCAGGCTCCAGCAGTGCCGCCGAGTCCGCGTCCCAGTTGGCGGGTTCGATGGCGACCATCCAGCCCTTTTCCCAGCAGTCGTCGTTCACGAGCTCGGGCTTGTTCTCGAGCTCGGTGTTGACGCGGGTGATCTTGCCCCCGATGGGCGCAAACAGATCACTCAAGGTCTTCACACTCTCGATGGTGCCGAACCCCTTGTGGGCATCGACCGTGTCGCCCGCCTTCAGGTCGACGTTGACCAGGGTGATGTCGCCGAGCTGTTCGACGGCGAAAGCGGTGATGCCAATCAGCACCTCGTTGCCGACCTGCTTCGCCCACTCGTGATCCTTGGTGTACTTGCGGTCGGTCTTGACCTCGTTCGCTCCGCTCATCTGTCGCTCGCTTCTCCGAGGCTTGCTCGGGGGCTAATCACGCCTTCGGGCGTTTGTAGAAGGGTGTCTTCACGACCACGGCGTCGACGTGTTTGCCGCGGCAGTCGACCCGGAAGGTCTGGCCGATCTCCGTCATGGCGCTCGGCAGGTAGCCGAGGCCGATGTTCTTGCCGACCGTCGGGGCAGGCCCGCCGGAGGTGCAGAGGCCGATCACTGCGCCGTCGAGCCCGACCAGCGGGTAGCCGTGCCGGGCGATACCACGACCGGTCATCTCGAAACCGACCAGCTTGCGCGAAGGGCCCGCCGCTTTTACGTCGGCGATGGCCTTGTGTCCGACGAAGTCTCCCTTGTCGAGCTTCACCGTCCACGCGAGCCCCGCCTCGATGGGGTTCGTGGTCTCGTCGATGTCGTTGCCGTACAGGGACAGACGCGCCTCGAGCCGCAAGGTGTCCCGCGCGCCGAGCCCGGCGGGCGCAATGCCGAAGCTCTCGCCGGCCGCCATCAGGGCGCGCCAGAGCGCCGCAGCGTCGCTCGAGGCGCAGAACATCTCCACGCCGTCCTCACCGGTGTATCCGGTGCGAGCAACCGTGGTCTTGATGTTGGCGACGACACCGTCGCGGAATCTAAACACGCCGAGTGTACGCTCGATGTCACCGAGATCCGTGCCGGCGGCCGCCAGCACCGCGAGGGCCTTCGGTCCCTGAAGCGCGAGCAGCGCCGTGTCGTCGCTGACGTCCCTGAACTCACAGTGGTCCTTGGCAGCCGCGGCAAAATGCTGGCTGATCTTCCCGCGATTCGAGGCGTTGCACACGACCAGGATCTGGTCGGCCGCGCGCTTGTACACGATCAGGTCATCGAGGATGGTGCCCCGCTCGTTGCAGCAGCAGGTGTACATGGCCTGCCCGTCGTCGAGCCGACCCAGATCGTTGGTGACCAGGTAGTTCACGACCGCCGCGGCGTGTTCCCCCGAGAGCTCCAGCTCCCCCATGTGGGAGACATCGAACATTCCCGCGCGCGTGCGCACGGCCTCGTGCTCCGCGCTGATCCCCGCGTACTGGACCGGCATCTCCCAACCGGCGAAGGGGACGATGCGCCCTCTGGCCTTCACGTGTTCGTCGTAGAGCGGCGTGCGCGCGAGCGTCTCGGTCACGGCCGGTTGCGTACCGCGATCGGGGCGGGGAGGCTACCTCGGAGTTGAAGCCTGAAACCCGCTGGCGGAGCCGGCGGTCCGCCCGGTCCTGAGCGGCAGCAGCCGATGCGCCTCGAGGCTGCCGGCGCCCTGGTCCCGATTGCAGCTCGGGGTGTAGAGCACGCCGCGGTGTGCGAGTGGTTTTACAAAACGGAAACCGCGCCCGGCCATTGGCTGATCGATCAGGAGTGCGCCGTCGGACGCGCGCAGTCCGAGCAGCTTGCCGGGCACCTGGTCGACCGTGCCAGGCTCGACGAGCCACACGGTCTGTTCGCCGGCGAGCTCGACCACGCTGGCGCGGGACGGATGCCAACGGAAGCGCTTTCTTGCTGCGGAGCTGCCGGCGGCGGGGAACACCCAGCGCTTCTCGAGCTCGGGTCCGCTCGGTCCGTCGCTGAGCGCGAGGCCGAACACACCGGACTCGTGCGTCGTGTCCGGCATGAAGGTGGGGATGACGAGCAGCGTCTCCGCGCCGATCTGCGCGAGCGCGGGTTGGGTGACGATCATGCCGGCCCAGTCGGCCTGGCAGCCGTCGGATTTCGTGCCGCAGACATCGACCAACTTCTTGCGCTGATACAGCTTGCCGAAGTGGGCCAGGTCGACCAGGAACACGTGCCCCTCTTTGGTCGGGTACACGAGCACGCGGGTTCCCTTCGGTGTCGCCGCGACGACCGGTGTGCTGCCTCCGACGTAGTCGAGCTTCTCCCAGCATTGGAACAAGCTGGTTCCGTCGCACACGCCGCTCTCGGGTCGGAGCGGGGGATCATCCGGGGGCACGCGGGGCACGAATAGGTTCGTGCACGACTCGATGCAGGCGAGGGCCGGCTGATCGGCGTCGAAGTTGCTGCACGCTTGGTTGTTGCATTCAGGCACGAACGGCAGACCGGGTCGCACGCGGAGCAGCGTGTTCGCGTAGTCACCCCGCGGCAGATCGAGCTTGCCGTTTCCCGGCGACAGGATCAGCTCGGGACCGGCATCAGCGTCGATCAACAGTGGGCCGGACGGCGCCCAGAGTCCACCGCCGCAGAGCCGAGCGCGCGAGCCCGATTCGTCTTCGGGGCCGCAGTCGTGCTCCGGCGTGAGCACTCGCGTCAGGCTGATGGCGGCGGCGGCGCCGCTCTTCTGCCAGGCGTCCAACGAGAGCTCGAAGACCCAGCCGTGCCAGGGTTGCAGGTCGCGCCCGTTGCCGAAGGTGACGACGATGGTTCCCAGGCCCGACGCGCTCGGCACGTGGGTGAGCGCTCCGCGTTGCAGCGCGTGATCCGGTCGGAAGGGCACGGTCTTGCCCGCGTCGAAGGCGGGCGCGGTCGCGGCGAGCGTGAGGAGAGGGAATGAAGCATCGAGCGCGCGCGCCTCGAGATCGACGACCGCGACGTGCTGGCTCTTGCGCGGGTCCATGACGTCGCGCCCTGGCTTGTGCGTCTCGCCCGGCATCTCCGTCGTGTGATACGCAACGACGAGCCGGTGACCTACCAGCACCGGCGTGCTGATCACGAAGGGTCGCTCCGCCCCCGTCGCCGGCAGCAGAATGCTGTAGAGCTCCGCCCCGGACTCCGGCTCGAGACCCACCACCCGCTCGCCGACCGCGACGATGATCTCCGAGCTCGCGCCGCGCTCGAACGCGAGGGGTGAACCGAACAGACAATCTTCGAAGCTGACCGAGGGGTGGCTCGAGGTCGGAAACAGCCGCAGCGCCTCTACCGACTCGAGCCAGCTGCCGGCGCTGCCGCCGGCGCCCGCGTCGCTTCCCCCGGCGCCCCCGGCTGGAGCGCCTGCGTCGGCCAGTATCGACAGCCGCTCGTCGTGCCCGCACGCGCCGAGGGCCGCGACGCCAAGACCCAGCGCAGAGAGGGCCGCTCTCAGCCGCACTTGATCGTGAGGTTGTGCGTGTGTGCAACGCCGCCGTCCGTCGACTCGACGGACACGTTCTTGCCCGACTTGAGCGACGCGAACTGGGCCGCGGTCAGCGTGACCTGGTGACTGTGAGGCGCCGAGCCCTTGATGTCGTAGGTCTTGTCCGCCGCCGCATCGACGTCGGCTTGCGACACGCTCAGGGTGTGGCCGTGGTTGGTGTCGAACGAGGTCGAGCAAGCGCCGCTGCCGCCACCGCCACCGCCGCCATCGTCGTCGCCACCGCAGCCGGTGTTCACCGCGGCGAGACCCATCACGCCGCCGGCCGCCGCCAGCGTCCCCCGCAAGAACTCTTTCCTCGAAAGCTTCATGTCCGTCCTCCGCCGGCCATGATGGCACGGGTCGGGCTGCGCCCATCGGGCTCACTCGAACTTTTTGGGATCGATCGGCCGCCCGTCCGGCGTCAGCCCCACTCTTTTCCAGCGCTCTTCGTCGCTGAGGCCTGGCTCGAAGGGCGGAGGCGTCACGTCGTTGATGATCAAGCGTGAGCTCGTCCCGACCTGCAGCACCTCGATGCGGTAGGTACGGTCTGCCTGACCGCCCT
It contains:
- the gcvPA gene encoding aminomethyl-transferring glycine dehydrogenase subunit GcvPA; this translates as MRYLPHTPLEIEQMLGAIGKGSVDELFSTVPDEAQFRGALNVPPPVDEATLMAHVAELSQKSTGARMLSFLGAGMYSHHIPPAVDQLLLRSEFYTAYTPYQPEVAQGTLQVIWEFQTIVSELFGLPLANASLYDGASATAEAALMARRLTRRSKILTSGCVHPEYRATTATYLSGDTTPGVVDLPIGEDGRADLAAIEAALADDVAAVIVGYPSYVGPLTTLGPIAELAHAKGALLIVACPEPYALAIAEAPGAQGADIVVGEGQPIACPPQFGGPGVGLLACRQDRQYLQHLPGRVCGETVDAAGRRGYVLTLSTREQHIRRERATSNICTNQGLLALSLTIRMSLLGKTGFIAVAEQCLAKATYLRGRILGLRGYSAGFGDAPFFNEFAIRSGRGSAAELCSKLEADGIIAGFDLGRVNPAWQDRLLIAVTELHTKSDLDRLVTALDAA
- the gcvH gene encoding glycine cleavage system protein GcvH, with the translated sequence MSGANEVKTDRKYTKDHEWAKQVGNEVLIGITAFAVEQLGDITLVNVDLKAGDTVDAHKGFGTIESVKTLSDLFAPIGGKITRVNTELENKPELVNDDCWEKGWMVAIEPANWDADSAALLEPAAYEKHVEESGH
- the gcvT gene encoding glycine cleavage system aminomethyltransferase GcvT, with amino-acid sequence MTETLARTPLYDEHVKARGRIVPFAGWEMPVQYAGISAEHEAVRTRAGMFDVSHMGELELSGEHAAAVVNYLVTNDLGRLDDGQAMYTCCCNERGTILDDLIVYKRAADQILVVCNASNRGKISQHFAAAAKDHCEFRDVSDDTALLALQGPKALAVLAAAGTDLGDIERTLGVFRFRDGVVANIKTTVARTGYTGEDGVEMFCASSDAAALWRALMAAGESFGIAPAGLGARDTLRLEARLSLYGNDIDETTNPIEAGLAWTVKLDKGDFVGHKAIADVKAAGPSRKLVGFEMTGRGIARHGYPLVGLDGAVIGLCTSGGPAPTVGKNIGLGYLPSAMTEIGQTFRVDCRGKHVDAVVVKTPFYKRPKA